A genomic region of Leptospira bourretii contains the following coding sequences:
- a CDS encoding nucleotide pyrophosphohydrolase, giving the protein MENADITLNQLQSEVNDWIQTIGVRYFSELTNLAILMEEVGELSRLMARKFGDQSFKSGESADTIPNEIGDILFVLTCLANQMGISLQDVIQTTIQKNTKRDLNRHKNNPKL; this is encoded by the coding sequence TTGGAAAACGCTGATATTACCTTAAACCAATTACAATCGGAGGTAAACGATTGGATTCAAACAATTGGAGTAAGATACTTTTCTGAACTTACAAACTTAGCAATTCTTATGGAAGAAGTGGGAGAACTGTCCAGACTTATGGCAAGAAAGTTTGGAGACCAGTCCTTCAAATCTGGTGAATCAGCAGACACCATTCCAAATGAAATTGGTGATATCTTATTTGTATTAACATGTTTAGCAAACCAAATGGGGATCTCACTCCAAGATGTGATTCAAACCACCATCCAGAAAAACACAAAACGCGACTTAAATCGCCACAAAAACAATCCTAAACTTTAA
- a CDS encoding LIMLP_18675 family protein yields the protein MKFLNKWISKWKEIQSKRETAYFGTSLYDELTINPIPSLLLITAVVLFFVYSLPYAFYLGKFFFWFVGVLEITKVLKIPFLDELRYYHYLSAFVYFYITISLLIDVSRLLNKWNKRTVFVKNEIWQIQRFGFGKKLIKVNFGTNEIQLGYEHGGFSDYFGCNRMIWEKDGKTLLTTPFFFPYKKNKIIVNRVLNR from the coding sequence ATGAAATTTCTAAACAAATGGATATCAAAATGGAAAGAAATCCAAAGCAAAAGGGAAACTGCTTATTTTGGAACTTCGTTATATGATGAATTAACGATAAATCCTATCCCATCTCTTTTATTGATCACAGCAGTCGTTCTGTTTTTTGTTTATAGCCTTCCATACGCGTTTTATCTAGGAAAGTTTTTTTTCTGGTTCGTCGGAGTGTTAGAAATCACAAAAGTTTTAAAAATTCCTTTTTTAGACGAACTAAGATATTATCATTATCTTTCCGCATTTGTCTATTTTTACATAACCATATCTCTACTAATCGACGTTAGCCGCCTTTTAAACAAATGGAACAAAAGAACGGTTTTTGTAAAAAATGAAATTTGGCAAATCCAAAGGTTTGGATTCGGAAAAAAGCTAATCAAAGTCAACTTTGGAACCAATGAAATTCAATTGGGATATGAGCATGGTGGGTTTAGCGATTACTTTGGTTGCAATCGAATGATTTGGGAAAAGGACGGGAAAACCTTACTTACCACTCCGTTCTTTTTCCCTTACAAAAAAAATAAAATCATCGTGAATCGAGTTTTGAATCGTTAA
- a CDS encoding glycosyltransferase family 4 protein, with product MTGNSRYLAEVLKIILPKHKEKEFFLYTNKPIHPVFRDLLGPNTKEVLEPKKIPGPIYLNFILPKRLKKDGIEVFWGTIQMLPFRKLPIPSYVNYHDLNFISAPETMAKWNYIQHKLLSPITMKHADKIFCLSKNTKEEITAFNPTYEKKCIVVYPGVSKQKTGKVKTNFPKDFFLTVGTLEPRKNINRLVDAFLEFKKKHPKDKNFLLILGRRGWGEEGELLYQKLNDPEIQKQGIQFLEKPDDSTLAEAFKQCKAFFFPSLHEGFGLPLLEAMLEDKRCVASDIPVFKEILSEKCDLFVPPKQTEVWTQTFELMSGPKKVRSPKFPAKQWTWEETAKKIEEVIFL from the coding sequence ATGACGGGGAATTCAAGATACTTGGCAGAAGTATTAAAAATCATTCTGCCGAAACATAAAGAAAAAGAATTCTTTTTATATACGAACAAACCCATTCATCCCGTTTTTCGGGATTTATTAGGTCCAAATACAAAAGAAGTCCTAGAACCTAAAAAAATTCCAGGACCAATCTATTTGAATTTTATCCTTCCAAAACGTTTAAAGAAAGATGGAATTGAAGTTTTTTGGGGCACCATTCAAATGTTACCGTTTCGGAAACTTCCCATTCCAAGTTATGTAAATTACCATGACCTAAACTTTATCTCAGCCCCAGAGACAATGGCGAAATGGAATTACATACAACATAAACTTTTGTCACCGATCACTATGAAACATGCGGACAAAATTTTTTGTTTATCTAAAAACACAAAAGAAGAAATTACCGCATTCAATCCAACTTACGAAAAAAAATGTATAGTTGTTTATCCGGGTGTATCCAAACAAAAAACGGGAAAAGTAAAAACTAATTTTCCTAAAGATTTCTTCCTAACAGTAGGAACTTTAGAACCAAGAAAAAATATCAATCGCCTGGTAGACGCATTTTTAGAATTCAAAAAGAAACACCCAAAAGATAAAAATTTTTTACTCATTCTTGGCCGAAGGGGATGGGGAGAAGAAGGTGAATTGTTATACCAAAAACTAAATGACCCAGAAATTCAAAAACAAGGCATTCAGTTTTTGGAAAAACCTGACGACTCCACTTTGGCAGAAGCATTTAAACAATGTAAGGCGTTTTTCTTTCCTTCTTTACACGAAGGATTCGGATTACCTCTTTTGGAAGCCATGTTAGAAGACAAACGATGTGTTGCATCTGATATTCCCGTTTTTAAAGAGATATTATCTGAAAAATGTGACCTTTTTGTCCCACCGAAACAAACAGAGGTTTGGACTCAAACCTTCGAACTAATGTCAGGACCTAAAAAAGTCAGGTCTCCAAAATTTCCCGCCAAACAATGGACATGGGAAGAAACAGCTAAAAAAATAGAAGAGGTAATTTTTTTATGA
- a CDS encoding MBOAT family O-acyltransferase — MLFNSFEFLVFFFVTIIVGNILKNRWQKLFFLLTSYYFYMAWQPSSISCTGMATEGLKFYTDRLYCDFKINPYVFILIFSTIIDYFAARLIEEKQDGDSARGWLLVLSLVVNIGTLGFFKYTDFLLGVINDIHLLGSYQFPKQNIILPVGISFYTFQSMSYTIDVYNRKIEARKSFLDFALYVAFFPQLVAGPIVRAETFFRDLDFRLGVYKENIDAAFALILIGFTRKIVFADNLARVVDSTFANYQNLNSIEIWTGALAFGWQIYFDFAGYTDIAIGVARLFGFQFNPNFNFPMSCRNIADHWSRWHISFSTWIRDYIYIPLGGSRVSVIMYIRNIMITWLFAGLWHGAAYHYVGWGIWQGTMLLSHKFYGDTKVAKFLNNKGGRVYDLLARIFTMFCLAFGFIMFRAETMEKAIPMMKALVFLNDSVAPLTRWSNYRFGILLVICFTASYVFSKRQIPTLLTGSWLKYTTFVIVNVLLLLLFGVTESQNFLYFQF, encoded by the coding sequence ATGTTATTTAACTCTTTTGAATTTTTAGTTTTCTTTTTTGTAACGATCATTGTAGGAAACATTCTAAAGAATCGCTGGCAAAAACTCTTTTTTTTACTTACCAGTTATTACTTTTACATGGCTTGGCAACCTTCTTCCATATCCTGCACAGGCATGGCAACTGAAGGGTTAAAGTTTTATACCGATAGACTCTATTGTGATTTTAAAATTAATCCGTATGTTTTTATTTTAATTTTTTCAACCATCATCGACTACTTTGCAGCAAGATTGATTGAAGAAAAACAAGATGGCGATAGTGCCAGAGGATGGTTACTGGTATTATCTCTTGTAGTAAATATTGGAACCCTTGGCTTTTTCAAATACACTGATTTTTTACTCGGAGTGATCAATGACATCCATCTTTTGGGATCTTATCAATTCCCTAAACAAAACATCATTCTTCCTGTAGGAATTTCTTTTTATACATTTCAGTCGATGAGTTATACCATCGATGTTTATAATCGTAAAATTGAAGCAAGAAAATCATTTTTAGATTTTGCCCTATATGTTGCGTTTTTCCCGCAACTGGTTGCAGGTCCAATTGTCCGTGCAGAAACTTTTTTCCGCGACTTAGACTTTCGTCTAGGGGTATACAAAGAAAACATTGATGCCGCTTTTGCACTAATTTTGATTGGCTTCACAAGAAAAATTGTTTTTGCTGACAACCTAGCACGCGTTGTCGATTCAACCTTTGCAAATTACCAGAACTTAAACTCTATTGAAATTTGGACTGGAGCTTTGGCATTTGGTTGGCAAATCTATTTTGACTTTGCCGGTTATACAGATATCGCTATCGGAGTGGCCAGATTATTTGGATTCCAATTTAATCCAAACTTCAACTTTCCTATGTCTTGTCGAAACATTGCAGACCATTGGTCCAGGTGGCATATTTCATTTTCAACTTGGATCAGAGACTACATCTATATTCCGTTAGGCGGATCGAGAGTAAGCGTAATCATGTATATCCGAAATATTATGATCACCTGGTTATTTGCTGGATTATGGCACGGAGCAGCTTACCACTATGTGGGATGGGGAATTTGGCAGGGCACAATGTTACTTTCACATAAATTCTACGGAGATACGAAAGTTGCAAAATTTTTGAACAACAAAGGTGGAAGAGTGTACGACCTTTTGGCCCGTATTTTCACCATGTTCTGTTTGGCATTTGGTTTTATTATGTTTCGAGCAGAAACAATGGAAAAAGCCATTCCGATGATGAAAGCACTTGTTTTTTTGAATGATTCTGTTGCCCCTCTCACTCGTTGGTCAAATTACCGATTCGGGATTTTACTTGTGATTTGTTTCACTGCAAGTTATGTTTTTTCAAAAAGACAAATTCCTACCCTTCTCACAGGAAGTTGGTTAAAATACACAACCTTTGTTATTGTAAACGTATTATTATTATTACTTTTTGGAGTCACTGAAAGTCAGAACTTTCTCTACTTTCAATTTTAA
- a CDS encoding glycosyltransferase family 87 protein, whose translation MWKFFETVEKRGKWILSLLLLVLLVLSVSRSKQKSDFLDYYHAAERWETGENLYRFDVAFELQTKIKSMEDLFRPENLHLLSALQNETATYIYPPLFSFLLIPFTYLSEPGAALVFEILSWISLFGILYLLFQNKELNLRHSKYPFLILIASLIFNFRFLESHIQNNQVGLLLILLIFVAITIRSHWLSGFLLALAVSIKITPLVFLFVFVYEKQYKRIFWFLVGMIVWNAIPLLYHWDYTIQMTSEWLREILGNAFSNPLLRSWKNNQSLSSTLAKYFVSGADMINQPTYSMPFVNLSLPTLKLIQLVFMILFGVPLLLLWRKKNKKWEIVSLLFLVSALFSGISWVHSFVICLIPVYFILNQVVTNKIDNKKELYILFVILSLPLIAHRTFVGTKLEATLSMFSILFYTTSFLYFYIVRFAFHETENRH comes from the coding sequence ATGTGGAAATTTTTCGAAACCGTTGAGAAACGTGGAAAATGGATTCTGAGCCTCTTACTTTTGGTTCTCCTTGTCCTCTCCGTTTCCAGGTCCAAACAAAAGTCGGATTTTTTAGATTATTACCATGCGGCGGAACGCTGGGAAACAGGTGAAAATCTCTACAGGTTTGATGTTGCTTTTGAACTCCAAACCAAAATCAAATCAATGGAAGATCTTTTCCGACCAGAAAATCTCCATTTGCTTTCGGCTCTCCAAAACGAAACCGCAACCTATATCTACCCTCCTTTGTTTTCTTTTTTACTCATTCCATTTACCTATCTCAGTGAACCAGGGGCTGCCCTTGTCTTTGAAATTCTGAGTTGGATCTCTTTGTTTGGAATCCTTTACTTATTATTCCAAAATAAAGAACTAAACCTAAGACACTCCAAATATCCTTTTTTGATTCTTATTGCCTCCCTGATTTTCAATTTTAGATTTTTAGAAAGCCATATCCAAAATAACCAGGTGGGACTTCTTCTCATCCTACTCATCTTCGTTGCAATTACGATACGATCTCATTGGTTGAGTGGTTTTTTATTGGCCCTTGCCGTTAGCATCAAAATCACTCCTCTTGTTTTTTTATTTGTTTTTGTCTACGAAAAACAATACAAACGAATCTTTTGGTTTTTAGTTGGTATGATTGTTTGGAATGCAATTCCTCTTTTGTATCATTGGGATTATACCATTCAGATGACATCAGAATGGCTCCGCGAAATTTTAGGAAATGCGTTCAGTAATCCCCTGCTTCGTTCTTGGAAAAACAACCAATCCTTAAGTTCTACTTTGGCTAAATATTTTGTGTCTGGTGCAGATATGATCAACCAACCAACTTACTCGATGCCATTTGTAAATCTGTCCTTACCCACTTTAAAATTAATTCAACTTGTGTTTATGATTCTATTTGGAGTTCCACTATTGTTACTATGGAGAAAGAAAAACAAAAAATGGGAAATTGTTTCTCTTTTGTTTTTAGTTTCTGCACTCTTTAGTGGAATTAGCTGGGTTCATAGCTTTGTAATTTGTTTAATTCCCGTTTATTTTATTTTGAATCAAGTAGTAACAAACAAAATAGATAACAAAAAGGAATTATACATTCTGTTTGTGATCCTAAGTTTACCACTGATTGCCCATCGAACCTTTGTTGGAACAAAATTAGAAGCAACACTATCTATGTTCTCTATCTTATTTTATACAACTAGTTTCTTATACTTCTACATCGTAAGGTTTGCATTCCATGAAACAGAAAATCGGCATTGA
- a CDS encoding Kelch repeat-containing protein: protein MNKMFVLSFLFSIGCMFPAEYQNVYDPKSTSGLFLSAFLYSTPFSCSDSANAKSLGSVDQVLLQCNRELANIDTVYLAEANQGVFSNISFTKIDRDRLFVKFDPLTDDGQYELVLSGVVSNSGETLEDDKLSIVIDTKVPTVSLSGYIPITDYTFFSPRYWDFVSSEPLEHFGPPILSGPLASSVVLRSVQKINETTYRVYFETNFSSNNPGSLTLQFLNSKDNASNVVSNSLTVQFIGLVSGPNLHFGRFEFDAFKNANEDVIAIYGGSSTAEILRKGSSGFTLTNPSLPVIARGERGVMLDGKNLLITGGIQLANAYALSSSYVFDTDAATITPTGNMNEPRHLHNIVKLQDGKVIVLGGIRDFVPVAPNYFTSLNTAEIYDPATGVFTAVANRMMTARSFSCSVLLDDGRVFVIGGTDGIFAPKDTTEFFDPNTQTFSWGPTLPVPVGALKCMKLTDGNVLIYGAQLSNLNNSTMLYDYSRNQIFTVANSKFRREWSIASELPDGGILFYGGAYRYNTSEPSRIIEKLDYAKSNNFFDMGMAKYSVSKHSGVKFSDGTLFFLGGETGGIANLGTDYYGLSN, encoded by the coding sequence TTGAATAAGATGTTTGTCCTTTCGTTTCTTTTTTCTATTGGATGTATGTTTCCAGCAGAGTATCAAAATGTATATGATCCGAAATCCACGAGTGGTCTCTTTTTAAGTGCATTTTTATATTCAACACCTTTTAGTTGTTCAGATAGTGCTAATGCTAAATCTCTCGGCAGTGTCGATCAGGTTTTGTTACAATGCAATCGAGAGCTTGCAAACATAGATACGGTTTATCTCGCAGAAGCAAACCAAGGTGTTTTTTCGAATATTAGTTTTACGAAGATAGATAGGGATCGGCTTTTTGTGAAGTTTGATCCATTGACTGATGATGGTCAGTATGAATTGGTTTTGTCAGGTGTTGTTTCTAACTCAGGTGAAACTTTAGAGGATGATAAACTCTCCATAGTCATTGATACCAAAGTTCCTACTGTTTCTCTCTCCGGATACATTCCAATCACCGACTATACATTTTTTTCACCTAGATATTGGGATTTTGTTAGTTCAGAACCTTTGGAACATTTTGGTCCTCCCATACTGAGTGGCCCTCTTGCTTCCTCAGTTGTCCTTAGATCTGTACAAAAAATTAATGAAACTACATACAGAGTGTACTTTGAGACCAACTTTTCTTCTAATAACCCAGGTTCTTTGACTTTGCAGTTTTTGAATTCAAAAGATAATGCATCGAATGTAGTTTCAAATAGTTTGACGGTCCAGTTCATTGGTCTTGTCTCGGGCCCTAATTTGCATTTTGGCAGATTTGAGTTTGATGCCTTTAAAAATGCAAATGAAGATGTGATTGCCATTTATGGAGGATCGTCTACTGCAGAAATTCTTCGAAAAGGTTCTTCTGGTTTTACACTCACGAATCCAAGTTTGCCTGTGATTGCCCGGGGTGAACGTGGTGTGATGTTGGATGGAAAAAACCTTCTGATTACTGGAGGGATCCAACTAGCAAATGCTTATGCCCTCAGTTCAAGCTATGTATTTGATACTGATGCTGCAACAATCACACCTACTGGAAATATGAATGAACCTCGACATCTACATAATATTGTGAAACTCCAAGATGGAAAAGTAATCGTTTTAGGTGGGATTCGAGACTTTGTTCCAGTGGCACCAAATTATTTTACCTCTTTGAATACGGCAGAAATTTATGATCCAGCTACTGGTGTCTTTACAGCGGTAGCCAATCGAATGATGACAGCAAGATCGTTTTCTTGTTCTGTTTTACTTGATGATGGTCGTGTATTTGTGATCGGTGGAACCGATGGGATATTTGCTCCGAAAGACACAACGGAGTTCTTTGATCCAAACACACAAACATTTTCCTGGGGCCCCACGTTACCTGTTCCTGTTGGTGCTTTGAAATGTATGAAACTAACAGATGGAAATGTTCTGATTTATGGAGCACAGTTATCAAATCTAAACAACTCGACTATGTTATACGATTATTCTCGGAATCAAATATTTACAGTTGCAAATTCTAAATTTCGTAGAGAGTGGAGCATCGCATCAGAATTACCCGATGGTGGGATTCTATTTTATGGTGGTGCCTATCGTTATAACACAAGTGAGCCAAGTCGAATTATAGAAAAACTTGATTATGCGAAGAGTAATAATTTCTTCGATATGGGAATGGCCAAGTATAGCGTTTCAAAACATAGTGGTGTCAAGTTTTCAGATGGCACTTTGTTTTTTCTTGGTGGAGAAACCGGGGGAATCGCTAATTTAGGAACCGATTACTACGGTTTATCAAATTAA